Proteins found in one Lusitaniella coriacea LEGE 07157 genomic segment:
- a CDS encoding DUF4279 domain-containing protein, with the protein MTNLKNSGIANNLACKTTCLSITIVGHKLNPDEITRILKIEPTRGYSKVSVWHSHGFKRERKMGHWSFDTKFFLESTSVEKHARFLLERFEEKSSVLQSLCERYSVVISIWWELWECYGGFSLDACTLQRLSQLCKRVDFYLISFFDEDENEQG; encoded by the coding sequence ATGACTAATTTAAAGAATTCGGGTATTGCAAATAATCTTGCTTGTAAAACCACTTGTCTAAGCATTACCATTGTTGGGCATAAATTGAATCCTGATGAAATCACAAGAATCCTTAAAATCGAACCAACAAGAGGCTATTCTAAGGTAAGTGTGTGGCACTCTCATGGTTTTAAACGAGAAAGAAAAATGGGACATTGGAGTTTCGACACTAAGTTTTTTTTAGAATCTACTAGTGTAGAAAAACACGCAAGGTTTTTGCTTGAACGATTTGAAGAAAAATCTTCTGTTTTGCAAAGCTTATGTGAGCGTTACTCAGTTGTTATTAGTATATGGTGGGAGCTATGGGAATGTTATGGAGGTTTTTCTCTCGACGCTTGTACTCTTCAACGCTTAAGTCAACTTTGCAAAAGAGTTGACTTTTATCTCATCAGTTTTTTCGATGAAGATGAGAATGAACAAGGGTAA